The sequence TTTGATTGGCGGTATGGCATTTGGTCTTAACAATGCGTCATCAATTACAGTTAATGGCAATTCAGTAACTGTTACCTCTGGCAGCGCACGCAATATTAACGGCGCTGTTATACAAGGCAATAAAAGTCTTGACACGACTGCTAACAATAATTCAGTTACAATAACTGGCGGTCAAACTGGTTCTGTTAGCGGTGTTTTTGCCCATGGCAATGGCATTATTAATGTTAACTCAAATGTTGTTAATATAACAGGCGCGACAGTTCGTGGTAATATTTACGGCGGCGATGGCGCAAGTACTGATTCCGTTACCGTTAACAACAATTCTGTTCATATTAATCATTCGGGTATGGTTGAGACTATTTCCGGTGGCAAAGGTGAAGCAAACAACAGTGCCACGGTTAGTAATAATTCTGTAGAGATTAGTGGCAATGGTTCGGCGGTTTTTGTATATGGCGGTCAAGTCTTTAGCGGTGGCAATGCAACCGTTGCAATTAGCGGTAATAGCGTTTTAATAAATGAAAGTTCTGCTGGGCAAATTGCTGGCGGCTTTAATCTTACTGATTTTGGCACTAATACTAATTCAATAATCAGCAATAATTCTGTGATTATTAACGGCGGTACAGTCGGTAGTATTTCTGGTGGTTATAGCGATGGTGCAAAGATAACGATTGTCAATGGTAATTCAGTCAAAATTAACGATGCTACAGTCTCTTCTGTTTATGGTGGTTATGCAATAAGTTTTAGTCAAGGTACAGCAACTGTAAAAGTTAGTAACAATTCTGTAGAGATTAGTGGTACAAGTACAATTGGTTTTATTGTTGGCGGACAAGTCTATGCATCTAGTAAAACGGATATCAATGTAACCAATAATACTGTTACTTTGATAGGAGACAAAATCACTATTGCTACCTATAGTGAAGAAGATGATTCATTAGAAGCTTATGGCTCCATTTGGGGCGGAAGGGCTCTCGCCAATACAGACGTTACTGATTTTGATAAGGTTGTACAAGGGAATACATTAAATCTTGTTGGTTATCGTGGTACAGTTTCGGGTATTTATAATTTTCAAAACTATAATTGGACATTGCCAAGCAATGTTGTCAATGGCGATACGCTTGTAACAATTGCCGATGGTGGTACAGCGGTTGATCTTACCAACACCAGGCATAGTATAGCTGACATGCAAGTCAGTGATAACCGCCTTCAAAATGGTGATAGTGTTACATTCATCTCCAAAACAACCGGTGATTGGTCGGCCTCTAGCCCTTATACAATTAAACAAGGGCAATTTATTATTTATGAAGCAACCCTTGCTCAGCAAGCAAGCGGAGCTGGGAATGCGCTTGTATTAACCATTGGCGGTAAAACGGATACAACACCGGCTGGGTCTAAACCTGTTGATGGGATTGGTCAATCAGCTGCACAAGTTAACCCTCAGTCTGAATCTTACTCAGAAGGACGAGCCGCATCGCTTGGTTTTGCCAATCAAGGTGCCGATCTTATTTCAAGCGAATTGGGTGGCATTGCGAGCGAATCTTCTGCGCAAGGTAATGGTGCATCAGCAATGCCCTTCATGATCATGAATGGTTCATCACAACGCAATAATACTGGTAGCCATGTTGATATTAAAGGCTTTAATATGGCGCTTGGTATAGCAACGGGTTTTGATTTTAGCGCCGGCCATAAGGTTACGCTTGGTGCTTTCTTTGAATATGGTCGTGGTACCTATGATACCTATAATAGCTTTACAAACTTTGCCTCAGTGCAAGGCGATGGCGATAGCGAATATAAAGGCGGCGGTGTTTTTGGTCGTTTAAATCTAGCCGGTACTGGACTTGGACGGGTTAGCACACTTGCCCCAGATCAAACAGATGGTGTTTATCTTGAGGCATCTTTGCGGGCTGGGCGTATCAGCAGCAATTTTGATGCTGGCCGCAATATGCGTAGTTTTAGCAATGATGGCGATGATTATCGTGGTTCCTATGATAGCAAAAGCAGCTATTATGGTGGGCATATTGCTGGTGGCTATGTGTTTAATTTTGATGAAAAGCAATCGCTTGATACTTTTGGCCGTTATTTATGGACCCATATGGATGGTGATACAGTTTCGGTTGGTAATGAAAAGCTGAGCTTTGATAGTAGTACGAGTTCACGTATGCAAATAGGTGGTCGGTATGGCTATGCTTATAATGAGCAATTCAAACCCTATTTAGGTGCTGCCTACGAATATGAATTTGGTGGTGAAGTTGCAGCTAAAGCCTATGAGTTTGATATTGAAAAACCATCGCTTGGCGGCAGCACTGGCATTTTTGAAGCTGGCTTTAACATTAAACCAATAAGCACCAATAAGGCTTTAAGTTTAGATGTTAATGGGCAAGGTTATGCTGGCCAACGCCAAGGCGGCGGCGGCGGTGTAAAGCTTAAATATCAGTTTTGATTTTTGTCTAAAATTATTATCTAAATTATCGTCATAAAAAGATAAGAGCCAATATATTTATATATTGGCTCTTTTTATTTTTAAGCAATAATATGCTCGAGGATCAGGAGCCTAGCTTTCTCTAAACGCGCGGTTAACTTGGTCCATAAGCGGTTTTATAAAATAAGAGGCAATTGTGCGTTCTTGTGTGGTAATAAAGGTTTCAACCGGCATGCCTGCCACTAATTCCACATCACCAAGGCGCATAATTTCCGCTTCGTCAATCGCAAGGCGCGCAATATAATAGGTTTGGCCAGTTCTTTGATCGGTGGTAATATCTGCCGATACGCGCTCTATATGACCGTTAATTTCTGGCGTGGTTTTTTGATTAAATGCCGAAAAGCGCAATCTTGCAGCTTGTCCTTTGTAAATCTGGTCAATGTCTTGGGGGGCAACTTTAGCTTCGACCACCAACTTATCCACCTTGGGCACAATCATCATAATGGGTTCTCCAGCAGATATAACTCCGCCTTTCGTATGTACTGTCAATTGATGCACAATACCGGTTTGTGGTGCGATAATATCAATACGGCGTAATTGATCTTCCGCCGCTATTTTACGCTCACTATATTCGGCAATATTATTTGCCATTTCGCGTAAATCATTGCCAACTTCTTCGCCCCATTGCTCATCAACTTGAATAATTTGCAATCGGGTTTCTGCTATTTTTTCATTAACTCCGGCAATGGCTGATATTAGACGACCAATTTCACCATCAATATTGGAAGCTTGTCTTTGTATTGCGCTAAGGCGGCTATGCTCAACCAGTTTTAGTTCATAAAGTTGCAAAAAGCGTGATAATTCGTCCTTAATCAGCTCACGAGAATGTTCATTGGCTTGTTTTTGCGCCATTAGCCCTTTAATTTCGTCATCAAATTGAGCGATACGGCGTTGTAATTGTTGTTTTTTACTGATGCGGACTTCTCGGCGGTTAGAAAGTAGGCGCTCTTCTGCCTTCATCATCGCCGCAACGTCTTCATCACTAGCACGCGCCAATATATCCTTATGAAATTCTATATAATTTAAATGATCGCGTTCACTTTCAAGACGGGAACGGCGTACTATAAATTGGTCAAGACTATTGCTAATAATTGCAAGATTAGCCTTGGTGGTGGTGGCATCAAGCCGCATAACTACATCGCCTGCAGTGATGAGGTCGCCTTCTTTGACCAATAAATCCTTAACCACACCACCAACAGGATGTTGCACTTTTTTCAAATTGCTTTCAACAACAATTGATCCTTGGCTAATCACAGCGCCAACGATATTGGTGTTGAGCATCCAACCAATAACACCAACCAATAAAATAACCACGGCCAAACAACCAATTAACAGATGTCTGCGTAATGAGCGTTGTAATTCTTGCCATTCATTCATCTTTTTTTCCTCAAGCGTGAACAACTTTTAGGGTTGCTGATGGTGTCGGTGTTAATACTTTGGCTAAGACTTCATCTTTAGGGCCAAAAGCCTGCAATTTTCCACCATTGAGCATCAACACTTGATCGACAGCAATGAGAGCGCTTGGACGATGGGCAATGACAATGGCAATACCATTTCTTTGGCGAATAGATAAAATTGCGGCGGTTAAAGCCTCGTCTCCTTGCGCGTCAAGGTTGGAGTTTGGCTCATCTAAAATTGTTATGAAAGGATCTCTAAAAAGGGCGCGTGCAAGTGCAATACGCTGTTTTTGTCCTGCCGATAATGGGTGGCCAAGTTCGCCAACTTGGGTATCATAGCCATGCTCAAACGTAATTATAAGATCATGAACCCGCGCATTTTGTGCAGCGTTAATAATTTCAGCAGCGGTTGCCGTTGGATCAAAGGCTGCAATATTTTCAGCAATTGTACCATCCAATAATTCGATGCTTTGCGGCATATAGCCGATATGCCGCGCAAGGGTTGCAGGTGCCCATTGGTCAAGAGTTGCGCCATCAAAGCGTATGGTGCCACGGGCAGGCAACCAAATGCCGGCTAAAATTCGCGCTAAGCAGCTTTTGCCTGAACCGCTTGCGCCAATAATGCCAAGTCCCATGCCTGCTTTTAATGAAAAACTGATATCGTGCAGCACGGGATTTTGAAATTCGGGCGGGATAGCTGTAACATGGTCAATCGTAAGTTCGCGCGTTGGTGCAGGCAGATCCATGATTGCCTTATCATCTGGCAATAGTTTTAAAATATTTTTAAGCCGTGTGCGGCTTTGGCGCGCGCCAATAAATCCCTTCCAGTTAGCAATGGCAAGATCAACCGGGGCGAGTGCGCGTGCTGAAAGAATGGAGCCTGCAATAATAATGCCCGGTGTTGCTTGTTGTTGTATAACTAGCCAGGCACCGACTGCTAAAATACCCGATTGCAATAGCATACGCAGCGCTTTGCTTAAAACGCCTAAGCCGGATGAAATATCGCTTGCTTGGCGCTGATGGCGGGCATAGCTGCGGCTTTCTTCATGCCAGCGTTGCTTTAAATGCGGTAGCATACCATGGACCGTTGCAATATCGGCATTACGCCTACTCATATCAATCATGCGGCTACGTTTTATCGCTTGGCGTGCGGCTTCCTCCACTGGGCGCCGTGTAACCATTTCGGTGACAAGGGTAACCAATGCCAGAATAATCGCGCCGGCAAGGGCTGTCACCCCAAGCCAAAAATGAAAGAAAAAGCAAATGGCAATATAAAATGGCAACCATGGTAAATCAAAAAGGGCGATG comes from Bartonella sp. HY038 and encodes:
- a CDS encoding autotransporter outer membrane beta-barrel domain-containing protein, encoding MVCFDKRFNLKYSASRFALALVFGTAIVASLGLANAIADTISYDDTSSSATLKNAPTYVSFGSNSLYVGTFTSPAASNNTVTLDYTGANKTSPNNVFGGLVRNGTSENNVVLIKNGSVISTGIGGNVYGGYGAGSQSVTVKGNSVNISGGNIGGSAYGGVSAANAGVLIVNDNSVTLGGTGKVAGNLIGGMAFGLNNASSITVNGNSVTVTSGSARNINGAVIQGNKSLDTTANNNSVTITGGQTGSVSGVFAHGNGIINVNSNVVNITGATVRGNIYGGDGASTDSVTVNNNSVHINHSGMVETISGGKGEANNSATVSNNSVEISGNGSAVFVYGGQVFSGGNATVAISGNSVLINESSAGQIAGGFNLTDFGTNTNSIISNNSVIINGGTVGSISGGYSDGAKITIVNGNSVKINDATVSSVYGGYAISFSQGTATVKVSNNSVEISGTSTIGFIVGGQVYASSKTDINVTNNTVTLIGDKITIATYSEEDDSLEAYGSIWGGRALANTDVTDFDKVVQGNTLNLVGYRGTVSGIYNFQNYNWTLPSNVVNGDTLVTIADGGTAVDLTNTRHSIADMQVSDNRLQNGDSVTFISKTTGDWSASSPYTIKQGQFIIYEATLAQQASGAGNALVLTIGGKTDTTPAGSKPVDGIGQSAAQVNPQSESYSEGRAASLGFANQGADLISSELGGIASESSAQGNGASAMPFMIMNGSSQRNNTGSHVDIKGFNMALGIATGFDFSAGHKVTLGAFFEYGRGTYDTYNSFTNFASVQGDGDSEYKGGGVFGRLNLAGTGLGRVSTLAPDQTDGVYLEASLRAGRISSNFDAGRNMRSFSNDGDDYRGSYDSKSSYYGGHIAGGYVFNFDEKQSLDTFGRYLWTHMDGDTVSVGNEKLSFDSSTSSRMQIGGRYGYAYNEQFKPYLGAAYEYEFGGEVAAKAYEFDIEKPSLGGSTGIFEAGFNIKPISTNKALSLDVNGQGYAGQRQGGGGGVKLKYQF
- a CDS encoding type I secretion system permease/ATPase, coding for MINKPNTENKSKSLSGIFSGCMTAFIGVAVLSAFVNLLYLTSSLFMMEVYDRVLPSRSIPTLIALLALVIVFYAFQGVFDSLRGRLLIRIADRLDQALAPRIYDIIMRIQLIMPISARNNQPMRDLDSIRAFLSSSGPIALFDLPWLPFYIAICFFFHFWLGVTALAGAIILALVTLVTEMVTRRPVEEAARQAIKRSRMIDMSRRNADIATVHGMLPHLKQRWHEESRSYARHQRQASDISSGLGVLSKALRMLLQSGILAVGAWLVIQQQATPGIIIAGSILSARALAPVDLAIANWKGFIGARQSRTRLKNILKLLPDDKAIMDLPAPTRELTIDHVTAIPPEFQNPVLHDISFSLKAGMGLGIIGASGSGKSCLARILAGIWLPARGTIRFDGATLDQWAPATLARHIGYMPQSIELLDGTIAENIAAFDPTATAAEIINAAQNARVHDLIITFEHGYDTQVGELGHPLSAGQKQRIALARALFRDPFITILDEPNSNLDAQGDEALTAAILSIRQRNGIAIVIAHRPSALIAVDQVLMLNGGKLQAFGPKDEVLAKVLTPTPSATLKVVHA
- a CDS encoding HlyD family type I secretion periplasmic adaptor subunit — protein: MNEWQELQRSLRRHLLIGCLAVVILLVGVIGWMLNTNIVGAVISQGSIVVESNLKKVQHPVGGVVKDLLVKEGDLITAGDVVMRLDATTTKANLAIISNSLDQFIVRRSRLESERDHLNYIEFHKDILARASDEDVAAMMKAEERLLSNRREVRISKKQQLQRRIAQFDDEIKGLMAQKQANEHSRELIKDELSRFLQLYELKLVEHSRLSAIQRQASNIDGEIGRLISAIAGVNEKIAETRLQIIQVDEQWGEEVGNDLREMANNIAEYSERKIAAEDQLRRIDIIAPQTGIVHQLTVHTKGGVISAGEPIMMIVPKVDKLVVEAKVAPQDIDQIYKGQAARLRFSAFNQKTTPEINGHIERVSADITTDQRTGQTYYIARLAIDEAEIMRLGDVELVAGMPVETFITTQERTIASYFIKPLMDQVNRAFRES